In Mercurialis annua linkage group LG6, ddMerAnnu1.2, whole genome shotgun sequence, the following are encoded in one genomic region:
- the LOC126653948 gene encoding probable inactive patatin-like protein 9: MELSKVTLEIFSKLEQNWLSHCENSKKTRLLSIDGGGTTGIVSGASLIHLEDQIRIKIGDPNARIADFFDIIVGTGIGGLLAAMLAADDGSGRPLFSAKEAVSFLSEKNSELFKQTGGGFFLRGRRRFSAKSMEKTLKEALRREDGEILTLKDTCKPLLIPCFDLNSSAPFVFSRADASESASFNFDLWKACRATLATPSLFKPFKLTSVDGVTSCCAIDGGLVMNNPTAAAVTHVLHNKRDFPSVNGVEDLLVLSLGNGPLSESLSKKSLRSNGECQTSCVVNIALDGVSETVDQMLGNAFCWNRTDYVRIQANGLMNADGVLKQRGVESLPFGGKRLLTESNGERIESFVQRLVASGRSSLPPSPCKDSAVSPLVNGR, translated from the exons ATGGAGCTCAGTAAGGTCACACTCGAGATCTTCTCTAAGTTAGAGCAAAACTGGCTATCTCACTGCGAGAATTCTAAAAAAACTCGCCTTCTTAGCATTGACGGCGGCGGAACCACCGGCATTGTCTCCGGTGCTTCTCTTATTCACCTTGAGGATCAGATCCGTATCAAAATCGGTGATCCTAACGCTCGCATTGCcgatttttttgatattattgtcGGTACTGGAATCGGCGGGCTCCTCGCTGCTATGCTTGCTGCTGATGACGGCTCTGGCCGTCCTTTGTTCTCTGCTAAAGAAGCGGTTTCGTTTCTATCTGAGAAAAACTCAGAGCTGTTTAAACAAACTGGCGGTGGATTTTTCCTCCGCGGACGGAGGAGATTCTCCGCTAAGAGTATGGAGAAGACTCTGAAAGAAGCGTTGAGAAGAGAAGACGGTGAGATCTTGACGTTAAAAGACACGTGTAAGCCTCTGCTTATTCCTTGCTTCGACTTAAACAGCTCTGCTCCTTTCGTTTTCTCCCGAGCCGACGCGTCCGAGTCAGCGAGTTTCAACTTCGACCTCTGGAAAGCTTGCCGCGCTACGCTAGCAACTCCTAGTCTTTTCAAACCGTTTAAGTTAACGTCCGTTGACGGCGTAACATCTTGCTGTGCCATTGACGGTGGTTTAGTGATGAATAACCCCACGGCTGCGGCGGTTACGCATGTTCTCCATAATAAACGGGATTTTCCGTCTGTTAATGGAGTTGAGGACCTTTTAGTTCTGTCATTAGGTAACGGTCCGTTAAGTGAATCCTTAAGTAAAAAAAGTTTACGCAGTAACGGTGAATGCCAGACGTCTTGCGTCGTTAATATTGCACTCGACGGCGTTTCTGAGACGGTTGACCAGATGTTAGGGAACGCATTTTGCTGGAACCGAACAGACTACGTTAGAATTCAG GCAAACGGATTGATGAATGCTGACGGAGTGTTGAAACAGAGAGGCGTAGAATCGTTACCGTTTGGCGGGAAGCGGTTATTAACGGAGAGTAACGGAGAAAGAATTGAGAGTTTTGTGCAACGTCTTGTTGCTTCAGGAAGGAGTAGCTTGCCTCCTAGTCCCTGCAAGGATTCCGCCGTTAGTCCTCTAGTTAACGGACGTTAG